Proteins co-encoded in one Leptodactylus fuscus isolate aLepFus1 chromosome 4, aLepFus1.hap2, whole genome shotgun sequence genomic window:
- the LOC142200341 gene encoding myosin regulatory light chain 2, smooth muscle minor isoform, whose translation MSSKRAKTKTTKKRPQRATSNVFAMFDQSQIQEFKEAFNMIDQNRDGFIDKEDLHDMLASLGKNPTDEYLEAMMNEAPGPINFTMFLTMFGEKLNGTDPEDVIRNAFACFDEDGHGHIPEEYLRELLTTMGDRFTDEEVDELFREAPIDKKGNFNYIEFTRILKHGAKDKDD comes from the exons ATGTCAAGCAAAAGAGCAAAGACAAAAACCACCAAGAAGCGCCCCCAGCGCGCAACCTCCAATGTTTTTGCTATGTTTGACCAGTCCCAAATCCAGGAATTTAAGGAAGCCTTCAACATGATTGATCAGAATCGGGATGGTTTTATTGATAAGGAGGATTTGCACGATATGCTCGCTTCCCTTG GTAAGAACCCTACAGATGAATATTTGGAAGCCATGATGAATGAGGCACCTGGACCCATTAACTTTACCATGTTTCTTACCATGTTTGGAGAGAAGCTGAATGGTACAGATCCAGAAGATGTCATCAGAAATGCATTTGCATGTTTTGATGAAGATGGACACG GTCATATCCCAGAGGAATATCTGAGAGAGCTTCTGACCACAATGGGAGACAGATTCACAGACGAGGAGGTGGACGAGCTGTTCAGAGAAGCACCAATTGACAAGAAGGGCAATTTCAATTACATTGAGTTTACACGCATCCTGAAACATGGCGCTAAGGACAAGGATGACTAA